The proteins below come from a single Halomonas binhaiensis genomic window:
- a CDS encoding SDR family oxidoreductase codes for MKLDDALIAITGGARGLGFAMARRLGSQGARLALIDTDGDQLDKAVSSLYEEGVTAQAFIANVADEASVSQAFADIRSSMGPLDGLVNNAGILRDGLLVKAKDGKVERTLGLDEWQAVIDVNLTGVFLCGRAAAAAMVEDGRQGVIVNISSISRAGNMGQSNYAAAKAGVAALTVTWGKELARHGIRVAAVAPGFIETEMTASMREDMLDKLTRGVPLKRLGDPQEIAESVAFIFTNDYFTARVIEVDGGLRL; via the coding sequence ATGAAGCTTGATGATGCGCTCATCGCGATTACCGGTGGTGCTCGTGGTCTGGGATTTGCCATGGCTCGACGTTTGGGAAGCCAAGGTGCTCGTCTGGCTTTGATCGATACGGATGGCGATCAGCTCGATAAGGCAGTTTCTTCATTATATGAAGAAGGCGTCACTGCCCAGGCCTTTATTGCCAATGTCGCCGATGAAGCTTCTGTCTCCCAGGCTTTTGCGGATATACGAAGTTCCATGGGCCCCCTGGATGGCCTGGTCAACAATGCAGGAATTCTGCGTGATGGTCTGTTGGTAAAGGCGAAGGACGGCAAGGTGGAGCGCACACTTGGCCTTGATGAGTGGCAGGCAGTGATCGATGTCAATCTGACCGGTGTCTTTCTATGTGGCCGTGCTGCTGCCGCTGCCATGGTCGAAGATGGTCGCCAGGGTGTCATCGTCAATATTTCCAGCATTTCTCGTGCGGGGAACATGGGGCAGAGCAATTACGCCGCTGCCAAGGCTGGGGTAGCGGCATTGACGGTTACCTGGGGTAAGGAATTGGCGCGTCATGGCATTCGCGTCGCTGCGGTGGCGCCAGGGTTCATCGAGACGGAGATGACGGCGTCGATGCGTGAGGACATGCTCGACAAGCTGACACGCGGTGTTCCTCTCAAGCGTCTGGGAGATCCCCAGGAGATTGCCGAGTCAGTGGCGTTCATTTTTACAAATGACTATTTCACGGCACGGGTGATAGAAGTCGATGGCGGCCTGCGTTTGTAA
- a CDS encoding FxsA family protein: protein MPFLIAFTIFALLDFTVLFSVGSQIGLLPTIGLVLATGFIGLHLIRKEGVATFARAQERMSRGEIPSSELLTGAALIFGGALLMAPGFLSDALGFICLIPNARRLLGKLLAKIGIRTQGFHVGGSFNGHTGTSSNWDDTVNQRNHTADSEYTEQQDAQHQHSQQSSDRTSDEPLEGEFIGKNERRY, encoded by the coding sequence ATGCCCTTTCTTATTGCATTCACTATCTTCGCCTTGCTGGACTTCACCGTACTGTTTTCCGTGGGCAGCCAGATCGGCCTGCTGCCCACTATCGGTCTGGTATTGGCCACTGGCTTTATCGGCCTGCACCTGATTCGCAAGGAAGGCGTCGCCACCTTTGCTCGCGCCCAGGAGCGCATGTCACGGGGTGAAATACCTTCTTCAGAACTACTGACCGGCGCGGCACTGATCTTTGGTGGCGCCTTGTTGATGGCACCGGGCTTCCTCTCAGATGCCTTGGGATTCATATGCCTGATTCCCAATGCCCGTCGCCTCCTGGGCAAGCTACTGGCCAAAATCGGCATTCGCACCCAGGGGTTTCATGTAGGAGGCAGCTTTAATGGCCATACGGGCACGTCATCCAATTGGGACGATACAGTGAACCAGCGGAACCACACCGCTGATAGCGAATACACAGAGCAGCAGGATGCTCAACACCAGCACTCGCAACAAAGCTCTGACAGGACATCCGATGAACCACTGGAAGGTGAGTTTATTGGCAAGAACGAGCGCCGCTACTGA
- a CDS encoding co-chaperone GroES has protein sequence MNIRPLHDRVIIRRVEEEQKTAGGIVLPGSAQEKPTRGEVLAVGNGRILDSGDVRPLDVKVGDTVIFKDGFGVEKQKVDGEEVLIMSESDILAVVEG, from the coding sequence ATGAACATCCGTCCCTTGCACGATCGCGTCATCATCCGTCGCGTTGAAGAAGAACAGAAGACCGCAGGCGGCATCGTGCTTCCGGGCAGCGCCCAGGAAAAGCCGACTCGTGGTGAGGTTCTCGCCGTCGGTAACGGCCGGATTCTCGACAGCGGCGATGTTCGTCCCCTGGACGTCAAAGTCGGTGACACCGTGATCTTCAAGGATGGCTTCGGCGTCGAGAAGCAAAAGGTCGATGGCGAAGAAGTCCTGATCATGAGCGAGTCCGACATTCTGGCAGTCGTAGAAGGCTAA
- the groL gene encoding chaperonin GroEL (60 kDa chaperone family; promotes refolding of misfolded polypeptides especially under stressful conditions; forms two stacked rings of heptamers to form a barrel-shaped 14mer; ends can be capped by GroES; misfolded proteins enter the barrel where they are refolded when GroES binds), translated as MAAKQVKFSDDARKRMARGVDVLANAVKATLGPKGRNVVLEKSFGAPTVTKDGVSVAKEIELKDRFENMGAQMVKEVASKTSDVAGDGTTTATVLAQAIVNEGLKGVTAGMNPMDLKRGIDQAVIAAVKEIQALSVPCTDSKAIAQVGTISANGDTRIGEIIAEAMEKVGKEGVITVDEGRGFEDELDVVEGMQFDRGYLSPYFVTNQDTMAVELEDPFILLVDKKISNIRELLPTLEAVAKAGKPLVIIAEDIEGEALATLVVNTMRGIVKVAAAKAPGFGDRRKAMLQDIAILTNGTVISEEVGLNLEQATLDHLGTAKRVTMSKENTTIIDGAGNDGDIEARVNQIRAQIEETSSDYDREKLQERVAKLAGGVAVIRVGAATEVEMKEKKARVEDALHSTRAAVEEGVVPGGGTALVRVLSKIADLKGENEDQTHGIAIALRAMEAPLRQIVTNAGQEGSVIANAVKAGEGNYGYNAQTGEYGDLFEMGVLDPAKVTRTALQSAGSVAGLMITTEAMIADDPEEKDAAPDMGGMGGMGGMGGMM; from the coding sequence ATGGCAGCGAAACAAGTCAAGTTCTCTGATGATGCCCGCAAGCGCATGGCTCGCGGTGTCGACGTCCTGGCCAATGCCGTCAAGGCGACCCTGGGCCCGAAAGGCCGCAACGTGGTACTGGAAAAATCCTTCGGCGCTCCGACCGTGACCAAGGACGGCGTCAGCGTCGCCAAGGAAATCGAGCTCAAGGACCGGTTCGAGAACATGGGCGCTCAGATGGTCAAGGAAGTGGCTTCCAAGACCTCTGACGTTGCTGGCGACGGTACCACCACAGCCACCGTGCTGGCTCAGGCGATTGTCAATGAAGGCCTGAAGGGCGTGACCGCCGGCATGAACCCGATGGACCTGAAGCGCGGTATCGACCAGGCCGTCATCGCCGCCGTCAAGGAAATCCAGGCGCTGTCCGTGCCCTGCACCGACTCCAAGGCTATTGCCCAGGTAGGCACTATCTCTGCCAACGGCGACACCCGTATCGGTGAGATCATCGCCGAAGCTATGGAGAAAGTCGGCAAGGAAGGCGTCATCACCGTTGACGAAGGCCGTGGCTTCGAAGACGAGCTGGATGTCGTTGAAGGCATGCAGTTCGACCGTGGCTACCTGTCTCCGTACTTCGTGACCAACCAGGACACCATGGCGGTGGAACTGGAAGATCCGTTCATCCTGCTGGTCGACAAGAAGATCTCCAACATCCGCGAGCTGCTGCCGACTCTGGAAGCCGTGGCCAAGGCAGGCAAGCCGCTGGTGATCATCGCTGAAGACATCGAAGGCGAAGCTCTGGCAACGCTGGTGGTCAACACCATGCGCGGTATCGTCAAGGTTGCTGCTGCCAAGGCTCCTGGCTTTGGCGATCGTCGCAAGGCCATGCTGCAGGACATCGCTATCCTGACCAACGGCACCGTGATCTCCGAGGAAGTGGGTCTGAACCTCGAGCAGGCGACCCTGGATCACCTGGGCACCGCCAAGCGCGTGACCATGTCCAAGGAAAACACCACCATCATCGATGGTGCAGGTAACGACGGCGATATCGAAGCTCGCGTCAATCAGATCCGCGCCCAGATCGAGGAAACTTCCTCCGACTACGACCGCGAGAAGCTGCAGGAGCGCGTTGCCAAGCTGGCCGGCGGTGTTGCCGTCATCCGCGTCGGCGCTGCTACTGAAGTCGAGATGAAGGAGAAGAAGGCTCGCGTCGAAGACGCCCTGCACTCCACTCGTGCTGCTGTTGAAGAAGGCGTTGTGCCTGGCGGCGGTACCGCACTGGTTCGCGTCCTCAGCAAGATTGCCGATCTCAAGGGCGAGAACGAAGACCAGACTCACGGTATTGCCATCGCCCTGCGCGCCATGGAAGCTCCGCTGCGTCAGATCGTCACCAATGCTGGTCAGGAAGGCTCTGTCATCGCCAATGCCGTCAAGGCCGGCGAAGGCAACTATGGCTACAACGCCCAGACTGGCGAGTATGGCGACCTGTTCGAAATGGGTGTTCTGGACCCGGCCAAGGTCACGCGTACTGCCCTGCAGTCCGCTGGCTCCGTGGCTGGTCTGATGATCACCACCGAAGCCATGATCGCTGACGATCCTGAAGAGAAAGATGCCGCCCCTGACATGGGCGGCATGGGCGGAATGGGTGGCATGGGCGGCATGATGTAA